A single genomic interval of Corylus avellana chromosome ca10, CavTom2PMs-1.0 harbors:
- the LOC132164038 gene encoding uncharacterized protein LOC132164038 has translation MGSTPTDDDLLLKNFYAEVSEVERDNEVLRILSCFKLNPFEYLRLPFESSADDVKKQYRKLSLLVHPDKCKHPQAKEAFGALAKAQQLLLDEQERDYILSQVNAAKEELRIKRKKQLKKDTASKIKSLVEEGKYEQMYEQSEEFQQELKLKVREILTQQEWRRRKMQMRISEEEGRLKKDEEETKEMWKRKREHEEQWEGTREQRVSSWRDFMKSGKKGKKGEIRPPKLKTEDPNKSYVQRPVKRG, from the exons ATGGGAAGCACACCCACCGATGATGATTTGCTTCTCAAGAACTTCTACGCCGAAGTCAGCGAAGTCGAGAGGGATAACGAAGTGctcag GATCCTCTCCTGCTTCAAGTTAAATCCATTTGAGTATCTAAGGCTACCATTTGAGTCATCCGCAGACGATGTTAAAAAGCAGTACCGTAAG TTATCTTTGCTGGTCCATCCTGATAAATGCAAGCATCCACAAGCAAAAGAGGCATTTGGAG CATTGGCAAAAGCCCAACAACTCTTACTTGATGAACAGGAAAGAGATTATATTCTTAGCCAAGTGAATGCAGCTAAAG AGGAACTTAGAATAAAGAGGAAGAAGCAGCTAAAGAAAGATACAGCTTCTAAAATTAAGTCATTGGTTGAAGAG GGAAAATATGAGCAAATGTATGAACAGTCAGAGGAGTTCCAGCAGGAGCTGAAATTGAAGGTTCGAGAAATCTTAACACAACAGGAATGGCGAAGGAGAAAAATGCAGATGAGG ATATCGGAAGAGGAAGGTAGATTGAAGAAGgatgaagaagaaacaaaagagatGTGGAAGAGAAAGCGTGAGCATGAAGAGCAGTGGGAAGGAACAAGAGAACAGAGG GTTTCAAGCTGGAGAGATTTTATGAAGAGTGGAAAGAAG GGGAAGAAGGGTGAAATTCGACCTCCAAAGCTTAAGACAGAAGACCCCAATAAATCATATGTTCAAAGGCCTGTAAAGCGAGGTTAG
- the LOC132163223 gene encoding serine/threonine-protein phosphatase BSL3: MDVDSSSMVPETDHDPGVQNHNTASSPAAMEREQLAEASPAQSPSQPSPPQQQQQQQQQTVSQVQQNPVVGPRHAPTYSVVNAVIEKKEDGPGPRCGHTLTAVAAVGEEGTPGYIGPRLILFGGATALEGNSAATGTPSSAGSAGIRLAGATADVHCYDVLTKKWSRITPFGEPPTPRAAHVATAVGTMVVIQGGIGPAGLSAEDLHVLDLTQQRPRWHRVVVQGPGPGARYGHVMALVGQRYLMAIGGNDGKRPLADVWALDTAAKPYEWRKLEPEGEGPPPCMYATASARSDGLLLLCGGRDANSVPLASAYGLAKHRDGRWEWAIAPGVSPSPRYQHAAVFVNARLHVSGGALGGGRMVEDSSSVAVLDTAAGVWCDTKSVVTTPRTGRYSADAAGGDAAVELTRRCRHAAAAVGDLIFIYGGLRGGVLLDDLLVAEDLAAAETTSAASHAAAAAAASNQAGRLPGRYGLIDERTRQAMPEAAPDGAVVLGNPVAPPINGDMYTDISTENAMLQGTRRLSKGVEYLVEASAAEAEAISATLAAAKARQVNGEVELPDRDRGAEATPSGKQISTLIKPDSAGPNSIGPAGVRLHHRAVVVAAETGGALGGMVRQLSIDQFENEGRRVSYGTPETATAARKLLDRQMSISSVPKKVIAHLLKPRGWKPPVRRQFFLDCNEIADLCDSAERIFSSEPSVLQLKAPIKIFGDLHGQFGDLMRLFDEYGAPSTAGDIAYIDYLFLGDYVDRGQHSLETITLLLALKVEYPLNVHLIRGNHEAADINALFGFRIECIERMGERDGIWAWHRINRLFNWLPLAALIEKKIICMHGGIGRSINHVEQIENLQRPITMEAGSIVLMDLLWSDPTENDSVEGLRPNARGPGLVTFGPDRVMEFCNNNDLQLIVRAHECVMDGFERFAQGHLITLFSATNYCGTANNAGAILVLGRDLVVVPKLIHPFPPAISSPEGSPERHIEDTWMQELNANRPPTPTRGRPQVANDRGSLAWI; this comes from the exons CGTCGTCCATGGTGCCGGAGACCGATCACGATCCGGGGGTGCAGAACCACAATACGGCGTCGTCTCCCGCTGCAATGGAGAGAGAGCAGCTAGCGGAGGCATCGCCGGCTCAGTCTCCGTCGCAACCATCTCCGccacagcagcagcagcagcagcagcagcaaacGGTGTCGCAAGTGCAACAGAACCCGGTGGTTGGGCCGAGGCACGCGCCGACCTACTCGGTGGTGAATGCGGTTATAGAGAAGAAGGAGGATGGGCCGGGCCCAAGGTGTGGCCACACGCTCACGGCGGTTGCGGCGGTCGGGGAGGAGGGCACGCCTGGGTACATTGGTCCCAGGCTGATTTTGTTTGGAGGTGCCACGGCGCTCGAGGGAAATTCCGCGGCTACGGGGACTCCTTCGTCAGCTGGAAGCGCTGGCATCC GACTAGCGGGTGCTACAGCTGATGTGCACTGTTatgatgttttgacaaaaaaatggtCTAG GATCACTCCCTTTGGAGAACCACCCACACCGAGGGCTGCTCATGTGGCCACTGCTGTGGGAACTATGGTAGTTATTCAG GGTGGAATTGGTCCAGCTGGTTTGTCTGCTGAGGATCTTCATGTTCTTGACCTCACACAGCAACGTCCACGATGGCATAG AGTTGTTGTTCAAGGCCCTGGGCCTGGGGCACGTTATGGACATGTGATGGCTTTGGTGGGGCAAAGGTATCTAATGGCAATTGGTGGGAATGATG GGAAACGGCCTTTGGCTGATGTATGGGCCCTGGACACAGCTGCCAAGCCTTATGAATGGCGCAAGTTGGAACCAGAAGGGGAGGGTCCGCCTCCATGCAT GTATGCAACTGCAAGTGCACGCTCAGATGGTCTTCTTCTGCTTTGTGGAGGGAGGGACGCGAACAGTGTG CCACTAGCAAGTGCATATGGACTTGCTAAACATAGGGATGGTCGGTGGGAGTGGGCAATTGCCCCTGGTGTATCACCATCTCCGAGATATCAACATGCAGCA GTCTTTGTTAACGCACGGCTTCATGTGTCTGGAGGGGCACTTGGTGGGGGGCGCATGGTAGAAGACTCATCAAGTGTTGCAG TGTTGGATACTGCAGCAGGCGTTTGGTGTGATACAAAATCTGTTGTTACTACTCCTAGAACAGGCAGATATAGTGCTGATGCTGCTGGTGGAGATGCTGCAGTCGAATTGACAAGGCGTTGCAGGCATGCAGCAGCTGCAGTTGGTGacttaatatttatttatggtGGTTTACGTGGTG GTGTGTTGCTTGATGACCTACTTGTTGCTGAAGATCTAGCTGCTGCTGAAACAACAAGTGCTGCCTCACATGCTGCGGCTGCGGCTGCTGCATCTAATCAAGCAGGTCGGTTACCTGGAAGGTATGGATTAATTGATGAAAGGACAAGGCAAGCAATGCCTGAAGCAGCTCCTGATGGTGCAGTTGTGCTGGGAAATCCAGTTGCTCCCCCTATAAATGGTGACATGTATACTGATATAAGCACAGAAAATGCCATGCTCCAGGGAACACG GAGACTGAGCAAAGGTGTTGAGTATTTAGTTGAAGCATCAGCAGCAGAAGCAGAGGCTATCAGTGCCACGTTAGCTGCTGCCAAGGCACGGCAAGTTAATGGAGAAGTTGAACTGCCTGACAGAGATCGTGGGGCAGAGGCTACCCCTAGTGGGAAACAGATATCTACCTTAATCAAGCCTGATTCTGCTGGGCCAAATAGTATTGGTCCAGCTGGTGTTCGACTGCATCACAGAGCT GTTGTTGTAGCTGCAGAGACTGGTGGAGCTTTAGGTGGTATGGTCAGACAGCTTTCAATTGATCAGTTTGAAAATGAAGGCAGGCGGGTCAGTTACGGGACCCCAGAGACTGCTACTGCTGCTAGAAAACTATTAGATCGACAAATGTCCATCAGTAGTGTGCCCAAGAAG GTCATAGCGCATCTTCTAAAGCCTCGTGGATGGAAGCCTCCAGTTCGCcggcaattttttttagattgcaATGAAATTGCTGATCTTTGTGACAGTGCTGAGCGGATATTTTCAAGCGAACCAAGTGTCTTACAGCTTAAAGCTCCCATCAAGATATTTGGTGATTTGCACGGGCAATTTGGGGATCTCATGCGCCTTTTTGATGAGTATGGAGCACCTTCAACTGCTGGGGATATTGC ATATATCGATTATCTCTTCTTAGGAGATTATGTTGACCGAGGCCAGCACAGCCTGGAAACCATTACTCTCCTGCTTGCTTTAAAG GTGGAATATCCCCTAAATGTACATTTAATTCGTGGGAATCATGAAGCTGCAGATATTAATGCACTTTTTGGCTTCCGGATTGAGTGCATTGAGCGTATG GGTGAGAGAGATGGAATATGGGCATGGCATCGGATCAACCGATTGTTCAATTGGCTTCCTCTGGCAGCtttaattgaaaagaaaatcatctGTATGCATGGTGGTATTGGTCGATCTATAAATCATGTGGAACAGATTGAGAATCTTCAGCGTCCAATTACAATGGAAGCAGGCTCAATCGTGCTTATGGATTTATTGTG GTCTGACCCAACAGAAAATGACAGCGTAGAAGGATTGCGGCCTAATGCTAGAGGTCCAGGGTTAGTTACGTTCGGG CCCGACCGTGTCATGGAATTCTGCAACAACAATGATCTTCAGTTGATTGTACGAGCACATGAATGTGTAATGGATGGGTTTGAGCGCTTTGCCCAGGGACATTTGATTACACTTTTCTCGGCCACCAACTACTGTG GTACTGCAAATAATGCAGGAGCAATCTTGGTTTTGGGTAGGGATCTGGTGGTGGTTCCAAAACTTATTCATCCCTTTCCACCAGCAATTTCATCGCCAGAAGGATCACCAGAACGTCATATAGAGGATACATGGATGCAG GAGCTGAATGCTAACAGACCTCCAACCCCAACTAGAGGCCGTCCTCAAGTAGCAAATGATCGAGGCTCTCTTGCGTGGATATAG